A DNA window from Deltaproteobacteria bacterium contains the following coding sequences:
- the murJ gene encoding murein biosynthesis integral membrane protein MurJ: protein MIPESTAPAAAAPAAEMGGRGLLARRASVVSAAVLASRVLGVVREQVFAVFFGAGRELDAFITAFRIPNLLRDLFAEGALSAAFVSTFTQHLERGGDAAAWRLASLVINALAVVVGLLTLLGMWVAPAIVEGIAPGFADIPGKVPLTVELTRIMFPFLPLVALAAVAMGILNTRNVFGVPASAAAFFNVGSIVGGLAAAYWMAPAYVHGIVVAVAAHRQAPTDPALAARAITGMAIGTLIGGLLQVLVQVPSLGRVGFRYRPILHAADPGLRQVMRLMAPATIGAAAVQVNVFVNNNFASYLGNGPVSWLNVAFRFMQLPIGLFGVALGTVTLPLVSRHVARGDRPALRRTLAESLELVGLLCLPAAAGLALFAVPVIGLIYEHGRFTAADTTAAAQALAAYTAGLAGYAGIKVLAPAFYALDDARTPMLVSLVSIAVNYALNWTFVRRLGFGHVGLALSTSAVALGNFGLLYLVLRRRIGALGGRLRAALARIAVATAVMAAVAGGLDVVVAAHLPAAGALRHALRLAVAMPVAAVCFWATCRALGVAVPLPRRRRG, encoded by the coding sequence ATGATTCCGGAGTCGACCGCGCCGGCCGCCGCCGCACCGGCGGCCGAGATGGGCGGGCGCGGCCTCCTGGCGCGCCGGGCGAGCGTGGTGAGCGCGGCCGTCCTGGCGAGCCGCGTCCTCGGGGTGGTGCGCGAGCAGGTCTTCGCGGTCTTCTTCGGCGCCGGCCGCGAGCTCGACGCGTTCATCACGGCCTTTCGCATCCCGAACCTCCTGCGCGACCTCTTCGCCGAAGGCGCCCTGTCCGCGGCCTTCGTCAGCACCTTCACGCAGCACCTCGAGCGCGGCGGCGACGCGGCGGCCTGGCGGCTCGCGAGCCTGGTGATCAACGCGCTCGCCGTCGTCGTCGGCCTGCTCACGCTGCTCGGCATGTGGGTGGCGCCGGCCATCGTCGAGGGGATCGCGCCGGGGTTCGCCGACATCCCCGGGAAGGTGCCGCTCACGGTCGAGCTGACCCGCATCATGTTCCCGTTCCTGCCCCTGGTGGCGCTCGCCGCCGTCGCCATGGGCATCCTGAACACCCGGAACGTCTTCGGCGTCCCGGCCTCGGCGGCGGCGTTCTTCAACGTGGGCTCGATCGTGGGCGGCCTCGCCGCCGCGTACTGGATGGCGCCCGCCTACGTCCACGGCATCGTGGTCGCGGTCGCGGCGCATCGCCAGGCGCCGACCGACCCCGCCCTCGCGGCGCGGGCGATCACCGGCATGGCGATCGGCACGCTCATCGGAGGCCTCCTCCAGGTGCTCGTCCAGGTGCCGTCGCTCGGCCGGGTCGGGTTTCGCTACCGGCCGATCCTCCATGCGGCCGACCCGGGGCTGCGGCAGGTCATGCGCCTCATGGCGCCGGCGACGATCGGCGCGGCCGCCGTGCAGGTGAACGTGTTCGTCAACAACAACTTCGCCTCCTACCTCGGCAACGGCCCGGTCTCGTGGCTGAACGTCGCCTTCCGCTTCATGCAGCTCCCGATCGGCCTGTTCGGGGTCGCGCTCGGCACGGTGACCCTCCCGCTCGTTTCCCGCCACGTGGCCCGTGGCGACCGGCCGGCGCTGCGCCGGACGCTCGCCGAGTCGCTCGAGCTGGTCGGGCTCCTCTGCCTGCCGGCGGCCGCGGGGCTCGCGCTGTTCGCGGTGCCGGTCATCGGCCTCATCTACGAGCACGGCCGCTTCACCGCCGCCGACACGACGGCGGCCGCGCAGGCCCTCGCCGCCTACACGGCCGGCCTCGCCGGCTATGCGGGCATCAAGGTGCTCGCCCCCGCCTTCTACGCGCTCGACGACGCGCGCACGCCGATGCTCGTGAGCCTGGTGTCGATCGCGGTCAACTACGCGCTCAACTGGACGTTCGTGCGCCGCCTCGGCTTCGGCCACGTCGGCCTCGCGCTCTCCACCTCGGCCGTGGCGCTCGGCAACTTCGGGCTGCTCTACCTCGTCCTCCGCCGTCGCATCGGCGCGCTCGGCGGCCGTCTCCGGGCGGCCCTCGCACGCATCGCCGTCGCCACCGCCGTCATGGCCGCCGTCGCCGGCGGCCTCGACGTCGTCGTGGCGGCCCACCTTCCCGCGGCCGGCGCGCTCCGCCACGCCCTCCGGCTCGCGGTGGCGATGCCGGTCGCGGCCGTTTGCTTCTGGGCGACGTGCCGGGCGCTCGGCGTGGCCGTGCCGCTGCCGCGGCGCCGGCGCGGCTGA
- a CDS encoding segregation/condensation protein A encodes MMEVACTVRLPIFEGPLDLLLHLIKRNEVQVSDIPIATITDQYLATLEELPELNLDGAGEYLVMAATLVYIKSRMLLPTAEDDEEPEEDPRGELVQQLLEYQRYRDVALALGERAVLDRDVFARDPEALGPPAAGETAEPCVRDASLADLLDALREVLRRLRPPAVHEVAREEISIGQAVERILARFVMAERMEFTSLFAVDRTRAEVIVTFLALLELIRLRVLRAEQPERFGAITLALAVATVAEATERVHDLGRLEAGWRGEGEHHGDGDRNG; translated from the coding sequence GTGATGGAAGTGGCGTGCACCGTCCGCCTGCCGATCTTCGAGGGGCCGCTCGATCTGCTCCTCCATCTGATCAAGCGCAACGAGGTCCAGGTGAGCGACATCCCGATCGCCACCATCACCGACCAGTACCTCGCCACGCTCGAGGAGCTGCCCGAGCTGAACCTCGACGGGGCGGGCGAGTACCTCGTGATGGCGGCGACGCTCGTCTACATCAAGAGCCGGATGCTCCTGCCCACGGCCGAGGACGACGAGGAGCCCGAGGAGGACCCGCGGGGCGAGCTCGTCCAGCAGCTGCTCGAGTACCAGCGCTACCGCGACGTCGCGCTCGCGCTCGGCGAGCGCGCGGTCCTCGACCGGGACGTCTTCGCGCGCGACCCCGAGGCGCTCGGGCCGCCGGCAGCGGGCGAGACCGCGGAGCCCTGCGTGCGCGACGCGAGCCTGGCGGACCTGCTCGACGCCCTGCGCGAGGTGCTGCGGCGGCTGCGGCCGCCGGCCGTGCACGAGGTGGCCCGCGAGGAGATCTCCATCGGTCAGGCCGTCGAGCGCATCCTGGCGCGGTTCGTCATGGCGGAGCGGATGGAGTTCACGAGTCTGTTTGCGGTCGATCGGACGCGCGCGGAGGTCATCGTGACGTTTCTCGCTCTGCTCGAGCTGATACGGCTGCGGGTGCTGCGTGCCGAGCAGCCCGAGCGGTTCGGGGCGATCACGCTCGCACTCGCGGTGGCGACGGTTGCGGAGGCCACCGAGCGCGTGCACGATCTGGGTCGTTTGGAGGCGGGGTGGAGAGGGGAGGGGGAGCACCATGGAGACGGTGACCGGAACGGATAG
- a CDS encoding LLM class F420-dependent oxidoreductase gives MKLGLFLPLAGDATRLREMITVAATVGESAGFHSLWFAEHVALFDAPGSRYPYAADGSFPLTGEVGIVEPFVAIAFAAALTTRIRLGTGICLVPQRPPLYTAKQVADADVLSGGRLDFGVGIGWLREEFEALGVPFAGRAARCREYLAAMRSLWTDPVSRYEGRLLRIPPLRMFPKPIQKPHPPIIFGGESDAALRRVADLGQGWYGFSLLPDEAAPRIAVLDGMLAERGRAPASVEVSVSPYFKPARDAAALRAYAEAGVDQVIYLVGLRGPDTVAAEIEALATELIPTSDRLGLPARRRA, from the coding sequence ATGAAGCTCGGCCTCTTCCTCCCGCTCGCCGGGGACGCGACGCGGCTCCGCGAGATGATCACCGTGGCCGCAACCGTGGGCGAGAGTGCCGGGTTCCACTCGCTCTGGTTCGCCGAGCACGTCGCGCTCTTCGACGCCCCGGGCTCGCGCTACCCCTACGCCGCCGACGGCAGCTTCCCGCTCACCGGCGAGGTCGGGATCGTCGAGCCGTTCGTCGCCATCGCCTTCGCGGCGGCGCTCACCACGCGCATCCGGCTCGGCACCGGCATCTGCCTCGTCCCGCAGCGCCCGCCGCTCTACACGGCAAAGCAGGTCGCGGACGCGGACGTGCTCTCGGGCGGGCGGCTCGACTTCGGCGTGGGCATCGGGTGGCTGCGCGAGGAATTCGAGGCGCTCGGCGTGCCCTTCGCGGGTCGCGCCGCGCGCTGCCGCGAGTACCTGGCGGCGATGCGCTCGCTGTGGACCGACCCGGTATCGCGCTACGAGGGCCGCCTGCTCCGCATCCCGCCGCTGCGCATGTTCCCGAAGCCGATCCAGAAGCCCCACCCGCCCATCATCTTCGGCGGCGAGAGCGACGCCGCCCTCCGCCGGGTCGCGGACCTCGGCCAGGGCTGGTACGGCTTCAGCCTGCTCCCCGACGAGGCGGCCCCACGCATCGCGGTGCTCGACGGGATGCTCGCCGAGCGCGGGCGGGCGCCGGCGTCGGTCGAGGTGAGCGTCTCGCCCTACTTCAAGCCCGCGCGCGACGCTGCCGCGCTGCGCGCCTACGCCGAGGCCGGCGTCGACCAGGTCATCTACCTGGTCGGGCTGCGCGGCCCGGACACGGTTGCGGCCGAGATCGAGGCTCTCGCGACCGAGCTCATACCAACGTCCGACCGGCTCGGTCTCCCGGCGCGGCGAAGGGCGTAA
- a CDS encoding site-2 protease family protein: MPTSALVAEIALLVVPVLAAIVFHEVAHGAVAYGLGDPTAARHGRLTLNPLPHIDPFGTVVLPALLMLAPLLFGTRPFIFGYARPVPIDVRRLRHPRRDTVLVAMAGPATNLALATLSAAVLAWLPSAAEPTSLLRAFALMARASIEINCLLAVFNLLPIPPLDGGRVLAALLPRRQARVLGMLEGVGFLVLLLVLMNSHIVSTLVHPLTRFFLHLAG; the protein is encoded by the coding sequence ATGCCGACGAGCGCCCTCGTCGCGGAGATCGCGCTCCTCGTGGTCCCGGTGCTGGCGGCCATCGTGTTCCACGAGGTGGCCCACGGCGCCGTGGCCTACGGCCTCGGCGACCCGACCGCTGCGCGGCACGGCCGGCTGACGCTCAACCCCTTGCCGCACATCGACCCGTTCGGGACCGTGGTCCTGCCGGCGCTGCTCATGCTCGCCCCGCTCCTCTTCGGAACGCGGCCGTTCATCTTCGGCTACGCCCGCCCGGTGCCGATCGACGTGCGGCGGCTGCGGCACCCGCGCCGCGACACCGTCCTGGTGGCCATGGCGGGCCCCGCCACGAATCTCGCGCTCGCGACGCTGAGCGCGGCCGTGCTGGCGTGGTTGCCGTCGGCCGCCGAGCCGACGAGCCTCTTGCGGGCGTTCGCCCTGATGGCCCGGGCGTCGATCGAGATCAACTGCCTGCTCGCCGTCTTCAACCTCCTCCCGATCCCGCCCCTCGACGGCGGCCGGGTGCTGGCCGCTCTCCTTCCACGGCGTCAGGCGCGGGTGCTCGGCATGCTCGAAGGGGTGGGCTTTCTCGTGCTCCTCCTCGTCCTCATGAACTCCCACATCGTGTCGACCCTGGTGCACCCGTTGACACGCTTCTTCCTCCACCTGGCGGGGTGA
- the scpB gene encoding SMC-Scp complex subunit ScpB, translated as METVTGTDREHRNGNGYDAAAQADLGRLPALIESLLFAAGAPVPLARLVEALDGPERREVTAALKVLAEGYEREGRGIRLVQVGGGYQLRTPAEHALWVRRLLHERPPRLSRPMLETVAIVAYRQPCTRAEIEAIRGVEAEAVLSTLLERRLVRVVGRKEAPGRPLLYGTTREFLEVFGLPDLSALPTLRELGEAEILSHPELVVDAGGVRPPAPAAADREPAGEAG; from the coding sequence ATGGAGACGGTGACCGGAACGGATAGAGAGCACAGGAACGGGAACGGGTACGATGCGGCCGCGCAGGCCGACCTCGGGCGCCTCCCGGCGCTGATCGAGAGCCTGCTCTTTGCGGCCGGGGCGCCGGTGCCGCTTGCCCGGCTGGTCGAGGCCCTCGACGGGCCCGAGCGGCGGGAGGTGACGGCAGCGCTCAAGGTCCTCGCCGAGGGCTACGAGCGCGAGGGTCGAGGGATCAGGCTCGTGCAGGTGGGGGGCGGCTACCAGCTCCGCACGCCCGCCGAGCACGCGCTCTGGGTGCGCCGCCTGCTGCACGAGCGGCCGCCACGCCTCTCGCGCCCCATGCTCGAGACGGTGGCGATCGTCGCGTATCGCCAGCCGTGCACGCGCGCCGAGATCGAGGCGATCCGCGGCGTCGAGGCGGAAGCCGTGCTCTCGACCCTGCTCGAGCGGCGCCTGGTCCGCGTCGTGGGCCGCAAGGAGGCGCCGGGCCGGCCGCTGCTCTACGGGACGACACGCGAGTTCCTGGAGGTCTTCGGGCTCCCGGACCTCTCGGCCCTGCCGACGTTGCGCGAGCTCGGCGAGGCCGAGATCCTGAGCCACCCCGAGCTGGTCGTGGATGCCGGTGGCGTCCGCCCGCCGGCGCCTGCGGCCGCCGACCGGGAGCCCGCGGGCGAGGCCGGCTGA
- the trpS gene encoding tryptophan--tRNA ligase, whose product MRVVVSGARPTGRQHLGNWHGALKNWVRLQGDYRCFFFVADWHALTTDYARHEPIGENTVEMVLDWLAVGLDPERATIFQQSAVPEHAELALLLGMLTPVPWLERNPTYKEQREQLTDRDLSTFGFLGYPVLQAADILMYKAEVVPVGIDQAPHIELTREIARRFNSLYRPVFPEPATLLTDAPKIVGTDGRKMSKSYGNAIYLTDPPADVHAKLARMVTDPRRVRRHDPGDPNDCPAYLSFHRLYCTPAELRHQEDGCRTAAIGCLECKEITIKHVQAELEPIRARRATLGPDDARAVLEAGNARARVVAAETMAEVRTAMGLA is encoded by the coding sequence GTGCGCGTGGTCGTGAGCGGGGCCCGGCCGACCGGGCGCCAGCACCTCGGCAACTGGCACGGGGCGCTCAAGAACTGGGTGCGCCTGCAGGGCGACTACCGCTGCTTCTTCTTCGTCGCCGACTGGCATGCGCTGACCACCGACTACGCGCGCCACGAGCCGATCGGCGAGAACACCGTCGAGATGGTCCTCGACTGGCTGGCGGTCGGCCTCGACCCCGAGCGCGCCACCATCTTCCAGCAGTCGGCCGTGCCCGAGCACGCCGAGCTCGCGCTCCTCCTCGGCATGCTCACGCCGGTGCCGTGGCTCGAGCGCAACCCGACCTACAAGGAGCAGCGCGAGCAGCTCACCGACCGCGACCTCTCGACCTTCGGCTTCCTCGGCTACCCCGTGCTCCAGGCCGCCGACATCCTCATGTACAAGGCCGAGGTCGTGCCCGTCGGCATCGACCAGGCGCCGCACATCGAGCTCACGCGCGAGATCGCGCGGCGGTTCAACTCCCTCTACCGTCCCGTCTTCCCCGAGCCGGCGACCCTCCTGACCGACGCGCCCAAGATCGTCGGCACCGACGGGCGGAAGATGAGCAAGAGCTACGGCAACGCGATTTACCTGACCGACCCGCCGGCCGACGTGCACGCGAAGCTGGCGCGCATGGTGACCGACCCGCGGCGCGTCCGCCGGCACGACCCGGGCGACCCGAACGACTGTCCCGCCTATCTCTCCTTCCACCGGCTCTACTGCACGCCGGCGGAGCTCCGCCACCAGGAAGACGGATGCCGCACGGCCGCCATCGGCTGCCTCGAGTGCAAGGAGATCACGATCAAGCACGTGCAGGCGGAGCTCGAGCCGATCCGGGCGCGGCGGGCGACGCTCGGGCCGGACGACGCGCGCGCCGTGCTCGAGGCGGGCAACGCGCGCGCCCGCGTGGTCGCGGCGGAGACGATGGCCGAGGTGCGCACGGCGATGGGGCTCGCGTGA